A segment of the Streptomyces sp. NBC_01235 genome:
ACGTCTACGAGGACGACCAGTACGACGCCATGCTGACCCAGATGGAGTCGGTGTCGGACTACGCGCTGACCGGCGCCGTCGTCGCGAACGACCGCGCGGCCGCCGCGTACACGATGGAGAAGCTGCGCTACGCCGCCGGCAACTTCTACATCAACGACAAGTCGACCGGCGCCGTCGTCGGCCAGCAGCCCTTCGGCGGCGGCCGTGCCTCCGGCACCAACGACAAGGCCGGCGCCCCGCAGAACCTGACGCGCTGGACGCTGACCCGCGCCATCAAGGAGACGCTGGTCGCGCCGACCGACTACACGTACCCGCACATGGGCTGACCTCCGATCCGTGTACGCGGACGGGCCGGGTCTGTCGCGGACCCGGCCCGTCCGGCACACTGCGCCCATGGAGACCGTGATCACGGACGACGGCGTCCGCCTGTGGGCGTCCCGCTCCGGCGGGGGCGAGCCGCTGGTGCTCTGTCACGGCGGACCCGGGCTGTGGGACATGTTCGAGGACGTGGCGGCCATGCTGACCGGCGCGGCCGGCGCGGCCGGCCCGGCGGGCCCGGCCGACGTGGTCCGCTGGGACCAGCGCGGCTGCGGGCGGTCGGAGCGGTGCGACGGGCCGTGGACCACCCAGCGCTTCGTGGCCGACCTGGACGCCGTGCGCGACCACTTCGGGTTCGGCCGCACGGCGTTGCTCGGGCACTCCTGGGGCGCCCAACTGGCGTTGAGCTACACGCTGGCGCACCCGGAGCGGGTGAGCACGCTGATCTACGTGAGCGGGACGGGCATCGGCCCGGTGTCCGACTGGCACGGTCCCTACCAGGAGAACTTCCTCGCCCGGCTCGGCGAGGTGCCCGAACGGCTCGCCCGCTGGCGGGAGTTGACGGTCGGTGACCGAGAACGGGCCGTGCTCCAGTGGTCCGTCGAGTTCGAGGACCGGGACCGGGCGCCGGCGCACGCCGGGCGCATGGCCGACCCCTGGTTCGGTATCAACCTCGCGTGCAGCAAGGTCCTGAACGCCGAGACGAGACGCACCTGGGGCACGCCCGAGCTGTACGCCGCCTGCCAGGCGCTCGAGGTGCCCGTGCTGATCGTGGACGGCGCCCGGGACATCCGGCCGCGCTCGGCTGTCGACTCGCTGGAGCGGGCCCTGCCGCAGGTACGCCGAGTGGTCCTGCCGGAGGCCGGGCACCTGCCGTGGACGGAGGACTCCGAGGGCTTTTGGGAGGCGGTGGCGTCAGCGGTGCGGTGAACGCTACCCGGGGAGCTCGGTCCGCTCCCACCACTCGAACACGGGCAGCCTGCCCTCCGGCGTGTCCGCCTGCCGCGGAGTCGCCCTGAAGTGCTCGTATCCGCCGAGGAACTCGATCTTCACGTCGGTTCCAGGGGACGGGAGGGGGACGATCCGTTCGGGCAGACCTGCCGGACCGCCCTCGAGAAGTGCCTTGACCGTGTCGCTCATCTGTTGCCTCCGAGGAAACCCCGTCCTTCAGGGCGGGGAGGAATGGGATCGCCCGCGGAGCGGGGCAGGGAAAGCCGGTTCGCCGTCAGGGCGGACCGGCGTC
Coding sequences within it:
- a CDS encoding alpha/beta fold hydrolase; translated protein: METVITDDGVRLWASRSGGGEPLVLCHGGPGLWDMFEDVAAMLTGAAGAAGPAGPADVVRWDQRGCGRSERCDGPWTTQRFVADLDAVRDHFGFGRTALLGHSWGAQLALSYTLAHPERVSTLIYVSGTGIGPVSDWHGPYQENFLARLGEVPERLARWRELTVGDRERAVLQWSVEFEDRDRAPAHAGRMADPWFGINLACSKVLNAETRRTWGTPELYAACQALEVPVLIVDGARDIRPRSAVDSLERALPQVRRVVLPEAGHLPWTEDSEGFWEAVASAVR
- a CDS encoding DUF5988 family protein, whose protein sequence is MSDTVKALLEGGPAGLPERIVPLPSPGTDVKIEFLGGYEHFRATPRQADTPEGRLPVFEWWERTELPG